In one Halorubrum sp. CBA1229 genomic region, the following are encoded:
- a CDS encoding protein-L-isoaspartate(D-aspartate) O-methyltransferase — MVDANGPESDDDPGRETDPNRGDGPDLAAARRELVNGLRERLDASERTLSAIEAVPRHEFVPGGDRSRAYADRPLPIGHDQTISAPHMVAVMTDLLDLDRGDRVLEVGTGCGYHAAVLAEVVGPGNVYSAEYVPELAAEARERLDRLGYDVTVRAGDGREVFRDEAPFDAASLTCAPTGEVPDPIVDQVRTGGRVVAPVGGGGILDRGGQRLVRLTVREDGVDREDHGGVRFVPMQ; from the coding sequence ATGGTGGACGCGAACGGACCGGAATCCGACGACGATCCGGGACGCGAGACCGATCCGAACCGCGGGGACGGTCCGGACCTCGCCGCCGCCCGCCGCGAGCTCGTGAATGGGCTCCGAGAGCGGCTCGACGCGAGCGAGCGTACGCTGTCGGCGATCGAGGCCGTCCCGCGGCACGAGTTCGTCCCCGGGGGTGACCGATCGCGCGCCTACGCCGACCGACCGCTTCCGATCGGCCACGACCAGACGATCAGCGCGCCGCACATGGTCGCGGTGATGACGGACCTCCTCGATCTGGACCGCGGCGACCGCGTCCTCGAAGTCGGCACGGGCTGCGGCTACCACGCCGCCGTCCTCGCCGAGGTCGTCGGGCCGGGCAACGTGTACAGCGCCGAGTACGTCCCCGAACTCGCCGCGGAGGCCCGCGAGCGGCTCGACCGGCTCGGGTACGACGTGACAGTCAGAGCCGGTGACGGCCGCGAGGTGTTCCGCGACGAGGCGCCGTTCGACGCGGCGTCCCTGACGTGCGCGCCGACCGGTGAGGTCCCGGATCCGATCGTCGACCAGGTCCGGACCGGCGGTCGCGTCGTCGCGCCGGTCGGCGGCGGAGGGATCCTCGATCGCGGCGGCCAGCGGCTCGTGCGCCTGACGGTCCGCGAGGACGGCGTCGACCGCGAGGACCACGGGGGCGTCCGCTTCGTGCCGATGCAGTGA
- the ilvA gene encoding threonine ammonia-lyase, producing the protein MLTLSDVHEARERVDGVARHTPLERSRTFSEMSGADVRLKLENFQRTGAFKIRGAMNRIATLSEAEREAGVVTASAGNHAQGVALAAQRAGVDATVVMPKFAPVSKVKATRGYGASVRLEGVDYNEAQAYAHELERDEGRTYVHAFNDPVVMAGQGTLGLEIVDDCPELDTVVVPIGGGGLISGVAVAIKEQLSDVRVVGVQAEGAASAAKSLEAGEVREIDNVDTIADGIATRSVGEETLEVMAEYVDEVVTVDDREIALALTLLLERSKTLVEGAGAVALAAVLSEAFEYDDGETVVAALCGGNIDLNRLGTVIRRGLVQMGRYLKITVDLKDRPGELERVSSIVARTGANVYAVHHDRTSRDVAVNAAELELELETDDAEHAADIVDALEADGYDVEILS; encoded by the coding sequence ATGCTAACCCTCTCCGACGTCCACGAGGCGCGCGAGCGCGTCGACGGCGTGGCCCGTCACACGCCCTTGGAACGGTCGCGGACCTTCTCCGAGATGAGCGGCGCGGACGTCCGGCTCAAGCTGGAGAACTTCCAGCGCACCGGCGCGTTCAAGATCCGCGGCGCGATGAACCGGATCGCGACCCTCTCCGAGGCCGAGCGCGAGGCGGGCGTCGTCACCGCGAGCGCGGGGAACCACGCGCAGGGGGTCGCCCTCGCGGCCCAGCGCGCCGGCGTCGACGCCACCGTCGTGATGCCGAAGTTCGCGCCCGTCTCGAAGGTGAAGGCGACGCGCGGGTACGGCGCCAGCGTCCGGCTGGAGGGCGTCGACTACAACGAGGCGCAGGCGTACGCCCACGAGCTGGAGCGCGATGAGGGTCGGACCTACGTCCACGCGTTCAACGACCCGGTCGTGATGGCCGGACAGGGGACGCTCGGCTTAGAGATCGTCGACGACTGTCCGGAACTCGATACGGTCGTCGTCCCGATCGGCGGTGGGGGCCTCATCTCGGGCGTCGCCGTGGCGATCAAAGAGCAGCTCTCCGACGTGCGGGTCGTCGGCGTGCAGGCCGAGGGCGCGGCCTCGGCGGCCAAATCCCTAGAAGCCGGCGAGGTCCGAGAAATCGACAACGTCGACACGATCGCCGACGGGATCGCCACGCGGTCGGTCGGCGAGGAGACCCTCGAGGTCATGGCGGAGTACGTCGACGAGGTCGTCACCGTCGATGACCGCGAGATCGCTCTCGCGCTCACGCTCCTCTTAGAACGCTCGAAGACGCTCGTGGAGGGCGCCGGCGCGGTCGCGCTCGCGGCCGTCCTCTCGGAGGCGTTCGAGTACGACGACGGCGAAACGGTCGTCGCCGCGCTCTGCGGCGGCAACATCGACCTCAATCGGCTCGGCACCGTGATCCGGCGCGGGCTGGTCCAGATGGGCCGGTACCTCAAGATCACGGTCGACCTGAAGGACCGCCCGGGCGAACTGGAGCGCGTCTCCAGCATCGTCGCCCGCACCGGCGCGAACGTGTACGCGGTCCACCACGACCGCACCTCGCGGGACGTCGCCGTCAACGCCGCCGAGCTCGAACTCGAATTAGAGACCGACGACGCCGAGCACGCCGCCGACATCGTCGACGCGCTCGAGGCCGACGGGTACGACGTGGAGATTCTGTCGTAA
- the cca gene encoding CCA tRNA nucleotidyltransferase, with protein MSDPESDGAGSDELEAVLARVRDRAVPEPEERERLRTVAGELAERAREAIADLPVDADVVQVGSTARGTWVSGDRDIDLFVRFDADLDRAQLEEYGLAVGHAVLPDGHEEYAEHPYVKGTYEGFDVDLVPCHDVETAAELVSAVDRTPFHDAYLSARLDEELAADVVLAKAFLKGIGAYGSDLRTEGFSGYLTELLVLELGGFVPLVESARSWHPPVEFDPEGHAEATFDDPLVVVDPTDPTRNVAAVLSAANAARFQHYARELLAAPREALFEPDDPEPLDAAGVRDHLDRRETTPVAVVFDAPDIVDDQLWPQLRRSLDGIVRGLNAHGFDVLRSQAMVGDDRAEEESGGGVRAALYAELEVAERPAVQRHEGPPVAVRKHAASFYESYADDVDPETYGPFIDGNRYVVEREREFTTVRAYLESEAAGDVALGAQVERAFAERDVLVGDAVATLAPTFGTTLREFYEPHP; from the coding sequence ATGAGCGATCCCGAGTCGGACGGTGCCGGGTCCGACGAACTCGAAGCTGTCCTCGCGCGCGTCCGCGACCGGGCCGTTCCGGAGCCCGAGGAGCGCGAGCGCCTGCGGACGGTCGCCGGCGAACTCGCGGAGCGGGCCCGCGAGGCGATCGCCGACCTCCCCGTCGACGCCGACGTGGTGCAGGTGGGGTCGACGGCGCGCGGGACGTGGGTCTCGGGCGATCGCGACATCGACCTGTTCGTCCGGTTCGACGCCGACCTCGACCGCGCCCAGCTGGAGGAGTACGGGCTCGCGGTCGGCCACGCCGTCCTCCCCGACGGCCACGAGGAGTACGCCGAGCACCCGTACGTGAAGGGGACCTACGAGGGGTTCGACGTCGACCTCGTCCCCTGTCACGACGTGGAGACGGCGGCGGAGCTCGTCTCCGCTGTCGACCGAACACCGTTCCACGACGCGTACCTCTCCGCGCGGCTCGACGAGGAGCTCGCCGCCGATGTGGTTCTTGCGAAGGCATTTTTAAAAGGGATCGGCGCCTATGGGAGCGACCTCCGCACGGAGGGGTTCTCCGGCTACCTGACGGAGCTGCTCGTGTTGGAGCTCGGCGGGTTCGTCCCGCTCGTCGAGTCCGCCCGGAGCTGGCATCCGCCGGTGGAGTTCGACCCGGAGGGCCACGCCGAGGCGACGTTCGACGACCCCCTCGTCGTCGTCGACCCCACGGACCCGACTCGGAACGTCGCGGCGGTCCTCTCGGCCGCGAACGCCGCGCGGTTCCAGCACTACGCCCGCGAGCTGCTCGCGGCGCCACGCGAGGCGCTGTTCGAGCCGGACGACCCGGAGCCGCTCGACGCCGCGGGCGTTCGGGACCACCTCGACCGGCGGGAGACGACGCCCGTCGCCGTCGTCTTCGACGCTCCCGACATAGTGGACGACCAGCTGTGGCCCCAGCTCCGGCGCTCGCTCGACGGGATCGTCCGCGGGCTGAACGCGCACGGGTTCGACGTGTTGCGCTCGCAGGCGATGGTCGGCGACGATCGAGCCGAAGAGGAGTCGGGCGGGGGCGTCCGCGCCGCGCTGTACGCTGAACTGGAGGTCGCGGAGCGGCCGGCGGTCCAGCGTCACGAGGGGCCGCCGGTCGCAGTACGGAAACACGCCGCGAGCTTCTACGAGTCGTACGCCGACGACGTCGACCCGGAGACGTACGGCCCGTTCATCGACGGGAACCGGTACGTCGTCGAGCGGGAGCGGGAGTTCACGACGGTGCGGGCGTACCTCGAGAGCGAGGCCGCGGGCGACGTGGCGCTGGGCGCGCAGGTGGAGCGGGCGTTCGCGGAGCGCGACGTGTTGGTCGGCGACGCCGTCGCGACGCTGGCGCCGACGTTCGGAACGACGCTCCGCGAGTTCTACGAGCCGCACCCGTGA
- a CDS encoding Hsp20/alpha crystallin family protein, protein MTRRDPFGEIEELLERMGREFEELGGTLDTPGGPELPGARDVAVDVIEDDESITVLADLPGFEDDDIDVELREESLSIAATREEERDVEVAGEEGEATDSDVRYHRRERRSRSVSRRIPLAEPVEADGATASYENGVLTVTLPKRSGGGGGHSIDVS, encoded by the coding sequence ATGACGCGACGCGATCCCTTCGGCGAGATTGAGGAACTGCTCGAACGGATGGGCCGGGAGTTCGAGGAGCTCGGCGGCACGCTCGACACGCCCGGCGGTCCCGAACTCCCCGGCGCGCGCGACGTCGCCGTCGACGTGATCGAGGACGACGAGTCGATCACGGTCCTCGCCGACCTCCCGGGCTTCGAAGACGACGACATCGACGTCGAACTGCGCGAGGAGTCGCTGTCGATCGCGGCGACCCGCGAGGAGGAGCGCGACGTCGAGGTCGCGGGCGAGGAGGGCGAGGCGACCGATTCTGACGTCCGGTATCACCGTCGCGAGCGCCGATCTCGGTCCGTCTCGCGTCGGATCCCGCTCGCCGAGCCCGTCGAGGCCGACGGCGCGACCGCCTCGTACGAAAACGGGGTCCTCACCGTCACGCTGCCGAAGCGGTCGGGGGGTGGCGGCGGTCACAGCATCGACGTGAGCTGA
- a CDS encoding carboxypeptidase regulatory-like domain-containing protein yields MSDSKRDGRTANRRSFRTDRRAIEGLPVRLVIALVVGVASLSVMMGMIGDIEGLAATEVDAQPQPEVTTPGEQSIDVAVLDPDGSRVADATVIVRSGSAQIDGVTTAETNEEGVATVDVAPELGPNQPDGTLTVEVKPPAEGDYVDERENTAVLVVEE; encoded by the coding sequence ATGTCCGATTCGAAACGCGACGGACGCACCGCGAACCGCCGATCGTTCCGCACGGACAGGCGCGCCATCGAGGGGCTGCCGGTCAGGCTGGTGATCGCCCTCGTCGTCGGCGTCGCCAGCCTCAGCGTGATGATGGGGATGATCGGGGACATCGAGGGGCTCGCCGCGACAGAGGTCGACGCCCAGCCGCAGCCGGAGGTGACGACGCCGGGCGAGCAGTCCATCGACGTCGCCGTCCTCGACCCAGACGGGTCGCGGGTCGCCGACGCCACGGTGATCGTCCGCAGCGGGTCGGCGCAGATCGACGGGGTCACGACGGCGGAGACGAACGAGGAGGGCGTCGCGACCGTGGACGTCGCGCCCGAGTTGGGACCGAACCAGCCGGACGGGACGCTCACGGTCGAGGTCAAGCCGCCCGCCGAGGGCGACTACGTCGACGAGCGGGAGAACACGGCGGTGCTCGTCGTCGAGGAGTGA
- a CDS encoding stage II sporulation protein M, with product MDLSSAVTAAVSTLRRRPADLIPFYLLGTAVPVIARIGLFTALAGVYLHFELTGRLATAREALAGLDLTPPDTQDPEALQAWSESLAPALEPLVSPTAVALLAAGTIATVAIAVLTYAAVSAGQMSAVVARLRSDRGLTAGIAGVRDRWLTFLGLYVAELCCWLGVLLLGGLAIGAAFVVNPFLGAAAALVVLLVGLVALLLVRIVFAFAPAAVVVDDAGAVGAVEGAGGFVRSNPADAAAYLVVAVGVLVGISSAASALAFLGGGAVVALVSAVAAAPALDLLKTVLYGDHRGAVDPLDPPEATLRAQLSGGVRRGWRELTAFVRRTPGLHAVVVLVGVGFGALGWLAVDPFVGAITTSIESRLVGHLPPVAALNFFGNNWSVAIATSLAGVALVVPALSSIAFNGLALGATAALEENLVALAAFVVPHGVLEIPALFVSGALGVHLGIVSWRTLRGRRSRAEFADALEDAFWVLVGVGVLIAVAAFIEGFVSPYYWRPFL from the coding sequence ATGGATCTGTCATCCGCCGTCACCGCCGCGGTCTCCACCCTCCGGCGGCGCCCCGCTGACCTGATCCCGTTCTACCTCCTCGGAACGGCGGTCCCCGTCATCGCTCGGATCGGGCTGTTCACCGCGCTCGCCGGCGTTTACCTCCACTTCGAACTCACCGGTCGACTCGCGACCGCCCGCGAGGCGCTCGCGGGGCTCGATCTGACGCCGCCCGACACGCAGGACCCCGAGGCGCTGCAGGCGTGGAGCGAGTCGCTCGCGCCCGCGCTCGAACCGCTCGTGTCGCCGACCGCGGTCGCGCTCCTCGCGGCCGGAACCATCGCGACGGTGGCGATCGCGGTCCTGACCTACGCCGCGGTCTCGGCCGGCCAAATGTCCGCTGTCGTCGCCCGGCTCCGGAGCGACCGCGGGCTCACCGCGGGCATCGCGGGCGTCCGGGACCGCTGGCTCACGTTCCTCGGACTCTACGTCGCCGAGCTCTGCTGCTGGCTCGGCGTCCTCCTTCTCGGGGGGCTCGCGATCGGCGCCGCGTTCGTCGTCAATCCGTTCCTCGGCGCCGCGGCCGCGCTGGTCGTTCTGCTCGTCGGGCTCGTCGCCCTCCTGCTCGTTCGGATCGTCTTCGCGTTCGCCCCGGCCGCCGTCGTCGTCGACGACGCGGGCGCGGTCGGCGCCGTGGAGGGCGCCGGGGGCTTCGTCCGGTCGAACCCGGCCGACGCCGCCGCGTACCTGGTCGTCGCCGTCGGGGTCCTCGTCGGGATCTCGTCGGCCGCCTCGGCGCTGGCGTTCCTCGGCGGCGGGGCCGTCGTCGCGCTCGTCAGCGCGGTCGCCGCCGCGCCTGCCCTCGACCTGCTGAAGACCGTCCTCTACGGCGACCACCGGGGCGCCGTCGATCCGCTCGATCCGCCCGAGGCGACCCTCCGCGCGCAGCTCTCCGGGGGCGTCCGCCGCGGCTGGCGCGAGCTGACCGCGTTCGTGCGCCGGACGCCGGGACTGCACGCGGTCGTCGTCCTCGTCGGGGTCGGGTTCGGCGCGCTCGGCTGGCTCGCCGTCGACCCGTTCGTCGGCGCGATCACGACGTCGATCGAGTCGCGGCTCGTCGGCCACCTCCCGCCCGTCGCCGCCCTCAACTTCTTCGGCAACAACTGGTCGGTCGCGATCGCGACCTCGCTCGCGGGCGTCGCGCTCGTGGTCCCGGCGCTGTCGTCGATCGCGTTCAACGGCCTCGCGCTCGGCGCCACGGCCGCGTTAGAGGAGAATCTTGTCGCGCTCGCGGCGTTCGTCGTCCCCCACGGCGTCCTCGAGATCCCGGCGCTGTTCGTCTCCGGCGCGCTTGGGGTCCACCTCGGGATCGTCTCGTGGCGAACGCTCCGCGGGCGGCGCTCCCGCGCGGAGTTCGCCGACGCGCTGGAGGACGCGTTCTGGGTGCTGGTCGGCGTCGGGGTGTTGATCGCCGTCGCCGCGTTCATCGAGGGGTTCGTGAGCCCGTACTACTGGCGCCCGTTCCTCTAG
- a CDS encoding CrcB family protein, translated as MERTPLGLLFVAAGGFLGAVARHGVDVAVGVSTGAGTLVVNVVGSFALGLLVSRATTTRTQLFVGTGVLSSFTTYSTFVGDAVALGGPLGAAYVAASYTLGFAAALGGLLIGGRS; from the coding sequence ATGGAACGGACGCCGCTCGGTCTCCTCTTCGTCGCCGCCGGCGGCTTCCTCGGCGCCGTCGCCAGACACGGGGTCGATGTCGCCGTCGGTGTATCCACCGGCGCCGGCACGCTCGTCGTCAACGTTGTCGGCTCGTTCGCGCTCGGACTGCTGGTCTCCCGCGCGACGACGACCCGGACACAACTGTTCGTCGGCACCGGGGTGCTCTCGTCGTTCACCACTTACAGCACGTTCGTCGGAGACGCCGTCGCGCTCGGCGGACCGCTCGGCGCCGCGTACGTCGCCGCGAGCTACACGCTCGGGTTCGCGGCCGCGCTCGGCGGACTCCTGATCGGGGGACGGTCGTGA
- a CDS encoding MATE family efflux transporter — MDVPRLRNVWRRVFALAWPVMAEQTFRTAMRTTDVLVTALFSPAAVVAIGLADLYARFPLRVGLGLGGGAIALSSQDTGADATGNRDEAVTQAILIGALAGVPFVLVGLRFGELAIDVFGRLVGEGTAPEVVALGSTYLAVVFATAPARHVALVAARALQGTGDTRTPMYVNVAANSVNIAGSVVFGLGLFGFPRLEVLGVGLATATANALTAGLLCLAIWGPRTEASFARPRDPAIAGQLLRVSAPRVAEGFGSELAEFPFNALLLGFGEAVNAGFQIGRRVYQQVTGPLSRGYNVAASVLVGQALGAGDPDGARFDGWAVAGLGVLTVGSIGVGLVVVAPRLVPLFTDDAPTVRYAVDFARVYGVAGAALACFSALSGALQGASETRIPFVARVSGMFGLFLGASWLLGRTAGFGPTGAYVGVSLAYVWMALVVAAGFRYSGWADRAAALMAERGTGLDDPDVDETEEPATD, encoded by the coding sequence ATGGACGTCCCGCGGCTGCGAAACGTCTGGCGGCGCGTGTTCGCGCTGGCGTGGCCCGTCATGGCCGAGCAGACGTTCCGCACCGCGATGCGGACGACCGACGTGCTCGTCACCGCGCTGTTCTCGCCGGCCGCGGTCGTCGCCATCGGCCTCGCCGACCTCTACGCCCGGTTCCCGCTCCGGGTCGGGCTCGGGCTCGGCGGCGGCGCCATCGCGCTCTCCTCGCAGGACACCGGGGCGGACGCGACGGGGAACCGCGACGAGGCGGTGACGCAGGCGATCCTGATCGGCGCGCTCGCGGGAGTCCCGTTCGTGCTCGTCGGTCTCCGCTTCGGCGAGCTCGCGATCGACGTGTTCGGCCGACTGGTCGGCGAGGGGACCGCGCCGGAGGTCGTCGCCCTCGGATCGACGTACCTCGCGGTCGTGTTCGCGACCGCCCCCGCGCGCCACGTCGCGCTCGTCGCCGCCCGCGCGCTGCAGGGGACGGGGGACACCCGCACGCCGATGTACGTCAACGTCGCCGCCAACTCGGTCAACATCGCCGGCTCCGTCGTGTTCGGGCTGGGGCTGTTCGGATTCCCCCGGCTGGAGGTGCTCGGCGTCGGGCTGGCGACGGCGACCGCGAACGCGCTCACCGCCGGGCTCCTCTGTCTCGCGATCTGGGGACCGCGGACCGAAGCGAGCTTCGCGCGCCCCCGGGACCCCGCCATCGCCGGCCAGCTCCTCCGGGTGAGCGCGCCGCGCGTGGCCGAGGGGTTCGGCTCGGAGCTCGCCGAGTTCCCGTTCAACGCCCTCCTCTTGGGCTTCGGCGAGGCGGTCAACGCCGGCTTCCAGATCGGGCGGCGAGTGTACCAACAGGTGACCGGACCGCTCTCGCGCGGGTACAACGTGGCGGCCTCGGTGCTCGTCGGCCAGGCGCTCGGCGCCGGCGACCCGGACGGTGCGCGGTTCGACGGGTGGGCGGTCGCCGGGCTCGGCGTGCTCACGGTCGGGTCGATCGGCGTCGGGCTCGTCGTCGTCGCGCCGCGGCTCGTCCCGCTGTTCACCGACGACGCGCCGACGGTCCGGTACGCGGTCGACTTCGCCCGCGTCTACGGGGTCGCCGGCGCCGCGCTCGCCTGCTTCTCCGCGCTCTCCGGGGCGCTACAGGGCGCGAGCGAGACCCGGATCCCGTTCGTCGCGCGGGTGTCGGGGATGTTCGGGCTGTTCCTCGGCGCCTCGTGGCTGCTCGGCCGGACGGCCGGATTCGGGCCGACGGGCGCGTACGTCGGCGTCTCGCTTGCGTACGTCTGGATGGCGCTCGTGGTCGCCGCCGGGTTCCGGTACTCCGGCTGGGCCGATCGGGCCGCGGCGCTGATGGCGGAGCGCGGCACCGGGCTCGACGATCCGGACGTCGACGAGACAGAGGAGCCGGCGACGGACTGA
- a CDS encoding protein-L-isoaspartate O-methyltransferase, whose translation MDEASLRADMIEGLEHELGEPLGAAVLTALQRVPRETFVDDSPYANSASDEAGTRVLAPATAVRLITALDADEGDDVLVVGAGVGYSVAMLAEIAGARHVHAIDIDREAVSLARSNLSAAGYDAVLVDRRDGANGLPEYAPYDRILLEAAVLELPRALRDQLADGGRLVYPRGNAVQTVAAVEPAPDGTAEPDDDAPAGFRTVETAGPARLRPMLVDGEQRGVERNRTRREDAERAEQGHFARAGWEQEWIDWDDRL comes from the coding sequence ATGGACGAGGCATCGCTGCGGGCCGACATGATCGAGGGGCTCGAACACGAGCTCGGCGAGCCGCTCGGCGCCGCCGTGCTGACCGCCCTCCAGCGGGTCCCGCGCGAGACGTTCGTGGACGACTCGCCGTACGCGAACTCCGCGAGCGACGAGGCCGGTACGCGGGTCCTCGCCCCGGCGACGGCGGTCCGGCTGATCACCGCGCTGGACGCCGACGAGGGCGATGACGTCCTCGTGGTCGGCGCCGGCGTCGGCTACTCGGTGGCGATGCTCGCCGAGATCGCCGGCGCGAGACACGTCCACGCGATCGACATCGACCGGGAGGCGGTCTCGCTCGCCCGCTCGAACCTCTCCGCGGCGGGCTACGACGCCGTCCTCGTGGACCGTCGCGACGGCGCCAACGGGCTGCCGGAGTACGCGCCCTACGACCGGATCCTCCTCGAAGCGGCCGTCCTCGAACTGCCGCGCGCGCTCAGGGACCAGCTCGCCGACGGGGGACGGCTCGTCTACCCGCGCGGCAACGCGGTCCAGACCGTGGCAGCCGTCGAGCCGGCGCCCGACGGAACGGCGGAGCCGGACGACGACGCGCCGGCGGGGTTCCGCACCGTCGAGACCGCCGGCCCGGCCCGGCTCCGGCCGATGCTCGTCGACGGGGAGCAGCGCGGCGTGGAGCGGAACCGCACGCGCCGCGAGGACGCCGAACGGGCGGAGCAGGGCCACTTCGCGCGAGCCGGCTGGGAGCAGGAGTGGATCGACTGGGACGACCGGCTCTGA
- a CDS encoding CrcB family protein yields the protein MTDPLLAAALVGVGGSLGATARHVVALRIEGRRSVVVVNALGSLALGAVLAAPVGAVATALLAVGFCGAFTTFSSFAVETVSTAAAGEGDVAVGFAAANLLAALAAFLTGSALVAALA from the coding sequence GTGACCGACCCGCTCCTCGCGGCCGCTCTCGTCGGGGTCGGCGGGTCGCTCGGCGCGACCGCCAGACACGTCGTCGCCCTTCGGATCGAGGGACGACGATCGGTCGTCGTCGTCAACGCGCTCGGGAGCCTCGCGCTCGGCGCCGTTCTCGCCGCGCCGGTCGGGGCCGTGGCGACCGCGCTCCTCGCGGTGGGATTCTGCGGCGCGTTCACCACGTTCTCCTCGTTCGCCGTCGAGACGGTGTCGACCGCGGCCGCCGGGGAGGGCGACGTCGCCGTCGGATTCGCCGCCGCGAACCTGCTCGCCGCGCTGGCGGCGTTCCTCACCGGGTCGGCGCTCGTCGCCGCGCTCGCGTGA
- a CDS encoding gamma-glutamylcyclotransferase family protein — protein sequence MDVFVYGILTEPERVAEVLDSFVFVGPATLTGLRLVEGRYPTLAPGGQTAGRLLRTDEVAALDEYEGVEDGLYLRENVPLDAPEGHPDRAAVYVGDPDRLDADATWPDDSANRDQGFAEGVEAYLERADVRVRLTPENTV from the coding sequence ATGGACGTCTTCGTGTACGGGATCCTGACCGAGCCCGAGCGGGTCGCCGAGGTGCTTGACTCGTTCGTCTTCGTCGGCCCGGCGACTCTGACCGGTCTCCGCCTCGTCGAGGGGCGGTATCCGACGCTCGCGCCGGGCGGACAGACGGCCGGTCGGCTCCTCCGGACCGACGAGGTGGCCGCGCTCGACGAGTACGAGGGCGTCGAGGACGGGCTGTACCTCCGGGAGAACGTTCCCCTCGACGCCCCCGAGGGGCACCCGGATCGGGCCGCCGTCTACGTCGGGGACCCCGACCGCCTCGACGCCGACGCGACGTGGCCGGACGACTCCGCGAACCGCGACCAGGGATTCGCCGAGGGGGTCGAGGCGTACCTCGAGCGGGCCGACGTCCGGGTGCGGCTGACCCCCGAAAACACCGTCTGA
- a CDS encoding DUF87 domain-containing protein: MHVLGREEDERRATGTPLPTVRLGSFLARDGSAGAAVGVDADRPHAGVVFGKRGTGKSYTLGVLAEGLADAPGVSPVIVDPMGVFDGLRAAGGRAVEPAIRPDAIPASAWPDLLGLDPTSGPGGVVWRAVADAAEGAEAASVADLRDRVVEADAPDTARRAAANHLRLAASWGVFDADAPPVSSLAADGSPTVLDLAGVPEAAAAAVVRAVARGLYDARIDGDLGRLPWLLVDEAHAFFDGIADPALRTLLTRGRAPGVSLVCATQRPGALPSVAVSQSDLLVCHRLTAERDVARLAEADATYLAGDLASRLPTGTGEALVVDDATETAHTVRVRERRTPHGGASPRASDVAAAESEGPR; the protein is encoded by the coding sequence ATGCACGTGCTCGGACGCGAGGAGGACGAGCGTCGCGCGACCGGAACCCCGCTCCCGACGGTCCGCCTCGGCTCCTTTCTCGCTCGCGACGGTAGCGCCGGGGCCGCCGTCGGCGTCGACGCGGACCGACCGCACGCCGGCGTCGTCTTCGGCAAGCGCGGCACCGGGAAGTCGTACACGCTCGGCGTCCTCGCCGAGGGGCTCGCGGACGCGCCGGGCGTCTCGCCGGTCATCGTCGATCCGATGGGTGTCTTCGACGGGCTCCGCGCCGCGGGCGGCCGCGCGGTCGAGCCGGCGATCCGCCCGGACGCGATCCCGGCGTCCGCGTGGCCGGACCTGCTCGGGCTCGACCCGACGAGCGGTCCGGGCGGGGTGGTGTGGCGCGCCGTCGCGGACGCGGCGGAGGGCGCGGAGGCGGCCTCGGTTGCCGACCTGCGCGACCGCGTCGTCGAGGCCGACGCGCCCGACACTGCACGCCGCGCCGCCGCGAACCACCTCCGGCTCGCGGCGTCTTGGGGCGTGTTCGACGCCGACGCGCCGCCGGTCTCGTCGCTCGCCGCCGACGGCTCGCCGACGGTGCTCGACCTCGCCGGCGTCCCGGAGGCCGCCGCGGCCGCCGTCGTCAGGGCGGTCGCCCGCGGGCTCTACGACGCCCGTATCGACGGCGACCTCGGCCGGCTCCCGTGGCTGCTCGTCGACGAGGCGCACGCCTTCTTCGACGGCATCGCCGACCCCGCGCTCAGGACTCTCCTGACACGCGGTCGCGCGCCGGGCGTCTCACTCGTCTGCGCGACGCAGCGCCCCGGCGCCCTGCCGAGCGTCGCCGTCTCGCAGTCCGACCTGCTGGTCTGTCACCGGCTCACCGCCGAGCGCGACGTCGCGCGGCTCGCGGAGGCGGACGCGACGTACCTCGCCGGCGACCTCGCCTCGCGGCTCCCGACCGGGACCGGCGAGGCGCTCGTCGTCGACGACGCGACCGAGACGGCCCACACCGTCCGGGTCCGCGAGCGGCGGACGCCGCACGGCGGCGCGAGCCCTCGTGCGAGCGACGTGGCCGCGGCCGAGTCCGAAGGCCCAAGGTGA